The following coding sequences are from one Cercospora beticola chromosome 4, complete sequence window:
- a CDS encoding uncharacterized protein (BUSCO:EOG09260UJK~CAZy:GT22~antiSMASH:Cluster_11): MATATAVGLHSFQAKTIVFIALLIFRIINSQLVQTFFQPDEYFQALEPAWQIAFGPDSGAWITWEWREGLRTSVHPYLFAAAYKAVAQICELVQANEQFRAAALLAAPRLLQAFWAAGMDLSTWRMACKLYGSGHAASFAALALTVLSPWQWFCSVRTFSNSIETTLTIFSLTYFPWGRFLQPSNDRQAGQQRLAQDGASSSASLYTALAAAAAAFYLRPTNIIIWLSISAGLVWYSRSIAKAAVLIQAAVICGSAVIVAFAGADRTYYETWTFPPLRFLQFNVVQSLAVFYGKNRPDYYFTEGLPLLLTTALPFAATGLYYSLRGAKISRTSQNIARKRTASILAVTVIATVAALSVISHKEMRFIYPLLPILHVLAARPLASIFATRSTARLSLLVIGVGMNAFIAFYVSFVHQRGVVDVMHYLRHRQEAWNESSGAGAANVSVGFLMPCHSTPWRSHLVYPGIQAWALTCEPPIHVPLDARESYLDEADVFYANPAKWLDENMQDRSSISVTTELDMATPDVLNNAKRPWPHYLVAFEQLQPTMLQVLEGSRYRECKRFFNTHWLDDGRRRGDVIVWCMRR; encoded by the exons ATGGCCACCGCCACTGCAGTCGGCCTGCACAGCTTCCAAGCCAAGACGATCGTCTTCATTGCCCTCCTGATCTTCCGAATCATCAACTCGCAACTGGTCCAGACTTTCTTCCAGCCTGATGAATACTTCCAAGCTCTCGAACCAGCATGGCAAATAGCCTTCGGACCTGACAGCGGTGCATGGATAACATGG GAATGGCGAGAAGGCCTTCGCACCTCGGTGCACCCCTATCTATTCGCAGCCGCATACAAAGCCGTCGCCCAGATCTGCGAACTGGTCCAAGCAAATGAGCAATTCCGCGCCGCCGCTCTCCTTGCAGCACCAAGACTGCTGCAAGCTTTCTGGGCAGCGGGAATGGATTTATCGACCTGGCGCATGGCTTGTAAACTTTATGGCTCTGGGCATGCGGCTTCTTTCGCGGCGCTGGCGCTAACGGTACTGAGTCCGTGGCAGTGGTTTTGCTCGGTTCGGACGTTCTCGAATTCTATTGAGACGACGCTTACGATCTTTTCGTTGACTTACTTTCCATGGGGACGGTTTTTGCAGCCGTCGAATGACCGACAGGCAGGCCAGCAGAGGCTCGCTCAAGATGGTGCAAGCTCTTCCGCCAGTCTGTATACGGCACTTGCGGCTGCGGCGGCTGCGTTCTACCTGCGGCCCACCAACATTATCATCTGGCTGAGCATCAGTGCGGGCCTGGTTTGGTACAGTCGCAGCATCGCGAAAGCTGCTGTATTGATTCAAGCAGCTGTCATATGTGGCAGCGCGGTCATCGTTGCGTTCGCTGGGGCGGATCGCACATACTACGAGACTTGGACCTTTCCGCCGTTGCGATTCTTGCAATTCAACGTCGTGCAGTCGTTGGCTGTCTTCTATGGAAAGAACAGACCTGACTACTATTTTACAGAAGGACTGCCTTTGTTGTTGACGACCGCATTGCCCTTTGCAGCAACTGGACTGTACTACAGCTTGCGGGGTGCAAAGATCTCACGTACGTCGCAGAACATCGCTCGGAAGCGCACGGCATCGATACTGGCAGTGACAGTCATTGCAACTGTTGCGGCACTGTCCGTCATCTCGCACAAGGAAATGCGCTTCATCTATCCGCTACTACCGATTCTGCACGTCTTGGCTGCTCGCCCTCTGGCCTCAATCTTCGCTACCAGGTCCACAGCCCGTCTCTCACTCTTGGTCATTGGCGTCGGCATGAATGCTTTCATCGCCTTCTACGTCAGCTTCGTGCACCAGCGAGGTGTTGTCGATGTGATGCATTATCTCCGTCACCGGCAGGAAGCGTGGAACGAGTCTtcgggtgctggtgctgcgaaTGTCTCGGTCGGGTTCTTAATGCCATGTCACAGCACCCCGTGGAGAAGCCACTTGGTGTATCCTGGTATTCAGGCGTGGGCTCTCACTTGTGAGCCTCCTATTCACGTGCCTCTTGATGCAAGAGAAAGCTACTTGGATGAAGCGGATGTCTTCTACGCAAACCCTGCGAAATGGCTCGACGAGAACATGCAAGACCGCAGCAGTATATCTGTCACAACTGAGTTGGATATGGCAACTCCCGACGTTCTCAACAATGCTAAAAGACCGTGGCCCCATTATCTTGTGGCGTTCGAGCAGCTCCAGCCAACGATGCTGCAAGTGCTCGAGGGCAGCCGATACAGAGAGTGCAAGAGATTCTTCAACACACACTGGCTTGACGACGGGAGACGAAGAGGCGATGTGATCGTTTGGTGCATGCGCCGGTGA
- a CDS encoding uncharacterized protein (antiSMASH:Cluster_11), with amino-acid sequence MAVCVWTVNLYGILVTEESYLKGARTYVRAQFQRSIIKKVVPGNVPTELVDQILQDSDDQARRIVDDMWAACTTADQVDRKFSFWPGSAGAELLDIVSNPVTLTPFRRINITKSTLGIDAFPITKHTAANTANFVHGEDRETKYVVLSTSARHPLPYELVERPLAPSVHYPNSRIYAGDRGITIAWQGQNGTAPHVAADSLSFYHDDDVDTSIDSGAGSVQADRVLQLRGVKEAIRDWDAEKMKDFVEKLQLVVLPMDPANPMEPEIIQAQRVHAR; translated from the coding sequence ATGGCTGTCTGCGTTTGGACTGTGAACCTGTACGGCATCCTTGTGACCGAGGAGAGCTACTTGAAGGGCGCTCGCACATATGTTAGAGCCCAGTTCCAacgcagcatcatcaagaagGTTGTCCCTGGAAATGTACCGACCGAGCTAGTCGACCAAATACTCCAGGACTCGGACGATCAGGCAAGACGGATCGTTGACGACATGTGGGCAGCCTGCACCACAGCCGACCAAGTAGACCGCAAATTCTCATTCTGGCCTGGGAGCGCAGGAGCTGAGCTTCTGGATATCGTAAGCAACCCTGTCACACTCACACCTTTCCGCAGAATTAACATAACCAAGTCTACCCTGGGCATCGACGCCTTCCCCATCACCAAACACACAGCCGCGAACACTGCCAACTTCGTCCATGGCGAAGACAGAGAGACCAAGTATGTCGTCCTCTCCACAAGCGCTCGCCACCCACTGCCTTACGAACTAGTTGAGCGTCCACTCGCTCCCTCGGTCCACTACCCAAACAGCAGAATCTACGCCGGCGACAGGGGTATCACGATTGCATGGCAAGGTCAAAATGGCACAGCACCGCATGTGGCGGCAGATAGCTTGAGCTTCTatcacgacgacgatgttGATACGTCGATCGACAGCGGCGCAGGTAGCGTCCAGGCAGATCGGGTCCTCCAATTGCGTGGAGTCAAGGAAGCCATTCGTGACTGGGATGctgagaagatgaaggatTTTGTTGAAAAATTGCAGCTTGTGGTTTTGCCGATGGACCCAGCTAACCCGATGGAACCGGAGATTATTCAGGCTCAGCGTGTGCATGCTCGATGA
- a CDS encoding uncharacterized protein (antiSMASH:Cluster_11) codes for MADDPHAAIIGIYQITLYGILVTEDSFLKGLRRGERTSLGHRVASAAIPDKVPTELADQIYDEVGEHTRRIVEEKWASCSTRDERLHKFAVEAEFPGTAKEASIRFLDRTINATSVGLSTAVNTATPIDPNNPITYYIHLSTAEKHPEPKEFAGQATSFHPVFPNQQGVFWGNAKSFVVGKQENEQTSPEITTDMLMYLEDPHDLPTSHSDPHTHRLVQLGGIKEAIKNWDGELIKNLVNFMELEVVPFDAGMPFEPEILQYQRVHE; via the exons ATGGCCGACGACCCACATGCCGCCATCATTGGCATTTACCAGATCACACTTTACGGGATTTTGGTCACGGAGGACAGCTTCCTCAAAGGACTGCGCAGGGGTGAAAGAACGAGCCTCGGGCATAGAGTTGCGTCCGCTGCAATTCCGGACAAGGTACCGACAGAGTTGGCAGACCAGATTTATGACGAGGTGGGCGAGCATACGCGGCGAATTGTTGAAGAGAAATGGGCTTCTTGCAGCACACGAGACGAAAGACTTCACAAATTCGCTGTGGAAGCCGAGTTTCCTGGCACAGCAAAGGAGGCTTCGATCAGATTC CTTGATCGCACCATCAACGCGACTTCTGTGGGGCTTAGTACAGCAGTAAACACCGCTACGCCGATCGATCCGAACAACCCGATCACATACTACATCCACCTGTCTACCGCAGAGAAGCATCCCGAACCCAAAGAGTTCGCTGGCCAGGCGACTAGTTTCCATCCTGTGTTTCCCAATCAGCAAGGCGTCTTTTGGGGGAATGCAAAGAGCTTCGTTGTCGGCAAGCAGGAGAACGAACAAACGAGCCCGGAGATCACCACAGACATGCTGATGTACCTAGAAGATCCTCATGATCTTCCGACCAGCCATTCTGACCCGCATACGCATCGCCTCGTGCAACTTGGCGGCATTAAGGAGGCGATCAAGAATTGGGATGGAGAGCTGATCAAGAATCTTGTGAATTTTATGGAGCTTGAGGTCGTGCCTTTCGATGCTGGGATGCCTTTCGAGCCGGAGATCTTGCAATACCAGCGCGTCCATGAGTGA
- a CDS encoding uncharacterized protein (antiSMASH:Cluster_11) yields MTTQQETLEDSNDLFSISVDADDYAEAAAGDAPSVVDRTFQSEEEFQKQKASYSAKVHQGNLLEDLVSVVPELEFRGQDAQGHGEKVNLGKKDVQLLGYVVGEMYYDRKYGEILELCGRVKEVCEVEGGEREKRRLEESLQRWEGRCRERLGRGKGNDL; encoded by the coding sequence ATGACAACCCAACAAGAAACCCTAGAAGACTCCAACgacctcttctccatctccgtCGACGCAGACGACTAtgccgaagcagcagcgggcGATGCTCCCAGCGTCGTCGACCGCACTTTCCAATCCGAAGAAGAGTTTCAGAAACAAAAAGCGAGTTATTCGGCGAAGGTGCACCAGGGGAACCTGCTGGAGGACTTAGTGAGTGTTGTGCCAGAGTTGGAGTTTAGAGGTCAAGACGCTCAGGGACATGGGGAGAAAGTGAACTTGGGAAAGAAGGACGTTCAACTGTTGGGGTATGTGGTGGGAGAGATGTATTATGATCGAAAGTATGGGGAGATCTTGGAGTTGTGTGGGAGAGTCAAAGAGGTTTGTGAGGTTGAGGGTggggagagggagaagaggaggttgGAGGAGAGTTTGCAGAGGTGGGAAGGGAGGTGTAGGGAGAGACTGGGGAGGGGAAAAGGTAATGACTTATGA
- a CDS encoding uncharacterized protein (antiSMASH:Cluster_11) — translation MTATHGAAFSTSFESCPSSHRNLGTSRPNLLLLMMAATGILSITLYGILVTEESFLKGFRTYSKTQHERKLVTLVAGEKVPPELLELMHEAVQEQARAIINKKWDACNSNDERLSKFSYDDLKNEQGAVRVHIGERAVDATVVAAKAPQNLATPNDVHDGITRYVHLSIPGQAIQPVNFPEQTLVPHTRYPTASGSIWEVGPEACVATSRASTTSGPQLHTDFFFRLLESEEEEEEEICVSRLLRLKNVKAAIKNWDARLIKKLVEALDLEVVPFDADEPFEPELLQYQCLATCWR, via the exons ATGACAGCAACCCACGGTGCAGCTTTCAGCACTTCATTCGAATCGTGTCCCTCTTCACATAGAAACCTCGGAACATCTCGACCCAACCTGTTGCTGCTCATGATGGCTGCCACCGGAATACTCTCCATCACGCTCTACGGCATTCTGGTGACCGAGGAAAGCTTTCTCAAGGGTTTTCGTACTTATTCAAAAACACAGCACGAGCGCAAACTCGTTACGCTTGTCGCTGGAGAAAAGGTGCCACCCGAGCTCCTGGAACTGATGCACGAGGCAGTCCAGGAACAAGCCCGTGCAATCATCAACAAGAAATGGGATGCTTGCAACTCTAATGATGAGAGATTGAGCAAGTTTTCATACGATGACTTAAAGAATGAACAAGGCGCAGTTCGAGTCCATATC GGTGAGCGAGCCGTGGACGCGACTGTAGTCGCCGCCAAAGCGCCCCAAAATCTCGCCACGCCTAACGATGTCCACGATGGTATCACTCGCTATGTACATCTCTCGATACCAGGCCAAGCTATACAGCCCGTCAACTTTCCAGAGCAAACTCTTGTACCGCATACCCGGTACCCGACCGCTTCTGGCAGCATTTGGGAAGTGGGCCCGGAAGCCTGTGTGGCCACGTCTCGCGCAAGCACGACATCAGGACCACAATTGCACACGGATTTTTTCTTTCGCTTGCTAGAgtcggaggaagaagaagaggaggaaatcTGCGTCAGTCGCCTCCTGCGATTGAAGAATGTGAAGGCGGCGATCAAGAATTGGGACGCACGTCTGATCAAGAAGCTGGTTGAAGCACTTGACCTTGAGGTGGTGCCtttcgatgccgatgagCCATTCGAGCCGGAACTTCTGCAGTACCAGTGCCTGGCAACATGTTGGAGATAA
- a CDS encoding uncharacterized protein (antiSMASH:Cluster_11) — protein MPTDGRPLLEAQGSQTRYDMSQKVEGQRRKRVLIVGAGAAGMSCAHHLSEHPDKFDVTLVDAVNYCGGQAFSIPLDKQKTGASYLNQGVQGGSYIFHHTMAMFGRNGYWADPVGLQVSFGKGETFWSNVYPTKMLEKHKAEVVRFFRMLKIIRTFEILFALLPIKFLVKIFRFSTEFANAVALPMVALFLGTGNYAPEVPTIMLDRLCTSPTYGMWYPPDKNSVASNIPPMVVFPNLSDFYETWRKNLLKRGVNIRLSTEVTQITQRNKDGVKVKITGRTPAKDNHNPNSAWAPDETSNADADKVETVEDYDEIVLCVLTDTAKRLLKPTITGLESRVLGSAKFADDITVTHQDHEYMKKHYENFYNQELAVSSINGVSMQERNDWAKDNFKAMYLIRMYPQDFTKLEMCFDCTNYQPQFPPEVPFDKHVFQTIFLNNDRDSKLWTRDEIQKDKIIREDWWHQLCHSWTHYLFVVPFLMFLQGKRHTRFASSWTLVNAHETACISGISAAVDLGAEYPADLERDKFAFLAFRLYNLLVYGKWIKRNYTKKTKDGEGKDYATGNEYGSVYNGPGVNPDEERRIWKQEAEAGRSLRVEDFNHESAKTV, from the exons ATGCCTACTGACGGCAGGCCACTGTTGGAAGCTCAAGGCTCCCAGACACGATACGATATGAGCCAGAAGGTAGAAGgccagaggaggaagagggtgCTCATCGTGggagctggtgctgctg GCATGTCCTGCGCGCATCACCTCTCCGAGCATCCAGACAAATTCGATGTAACTCTGGTCGATGCGGTTAACTACTGTGGAGGACAGGCGTTCTCGATACCACTGGATAAGCAAAAGACGGGTGCATCATATCTCAACCAAGGAGTGCAGGGAGGCTCGTACATTTTCCACCATACAATGGCCATGTTCGGCAGGAATGGGTACTGGGCTGACCCTGTCGGACTGCAAGTGTCCTTTGGCAAAGGCGAGACGTTCTGGAGCAACGTGTACCCCACGAAGATGTTGGAGAAGCACAAGGCAGAAGTGGTCAGGTTCTTCCGCATGCTCAAGATTATTCGCACATTCGAGATCTTGTTTGCGCTGCTACCAATCAAGTTTCTGGTCAAGATCTTCAGGTTTTCTACCGAGTTCGCAAATGCCGTAGCTCTGCCTATGGTAGCTCTGTTTCTGGGAACTGGCAATTATGCGCCCGAGGTGCCTACTATAATGCTCGACCGACTCTGCACGAGTCCGACATACGGCATGTGGTATCCTCCGGACAAGAACAGCGTGGCTTCGAACATTCCTCCCATGGTGGTCTTCCCCAACCTGAGCGACTTCTATGAGACATGGCGAAAGAACTTGCTCAAGCGTGGAGTCAACATTCGCCTGAGCACTGAAGTCACCCAGATCACACAGCGCAACAAGGACGGCGTGAAAGTCAAGATCACTGGCCGGACGCCAGCCAAAGACAACCACAATCCAAACTCTGCCTGGGCACCCGATGAGACATCAAATGCCGATGCAGATAAAGTCGAGACGGTCGAAGACTACGACGAAATCGTGCTTTGCGTCTTGACTGATACCGCGAAGCGCCTACTTAAGCCCACCATCACTGGCCTCGAATCGAGAGTCCTTGGCTCGGCAAAGTTCGCCGACGATATCACAGTCACTCACCAGGATCATGAATATATGAAGAAACACTACGAGAACTTCTACAACCAAGAGCTTGCCGTATCTTCCATCAACGGCGTCAGCATGCAGGAAAGGAACGACTGGGCCAAGGACAACTTCAAAGCCATGTATCTCATCCGAATGTATCCCCAAGACTTTACAAAGCTCGAAATGTGCTTCGACTGCACCAACTACCAGCCGCAATTCCCGCCTGAAGTGCCCTTCGATAAGCACGTCTTCCAGACCATCTTCCTGAACAATGATCGCGACAGCAAGCTGTGGACCAGGGACGAAATTCAAAAAGACAAAATCATTAGAGAAGATTGGTGGCATCAACTCTGCCACTCTTGGACCCATTACCTCTTTGTTGTGCCCTTCTTGATGTTCCTTCAGGGCAAACGCCACACGCGCTTTGCTTCATCCTGGACTCTGGTAAATGCGCACGAAACAGCCTGTATCTCTGGCATCTCTGCCGCGGTGGATCTCGGAGCGGAGTATCCTGCTGATTTGGAGCGAGACAAGTTCGCGTTCTTGGCGTTCAGGTTGTATAATTTGCTCGTTTACGGAAAGTGGATCAAGCGAAATtacacgaagaagacgaaggatgGTGAAGGGAAAGACTATGCAACGGGCAATGAATATGGAAGCGTGTATAATGGACCTGGTGTCAATCCAGATGAGGAGAGAAGGATCTGGAAGCAGGAGGCTGAGGCCGGGAGGAGCTTAAGAGTTGAGGATTTCAATCATGAGAGTGCAAAGACTGTTTGA
- a CDS encoding uncharacterized protein (antiSMASH:Cluster_11) has protein sequence MDCSRRSTSAVPETNSLEAALPGITAHSSERDDPIEPVSQRNRMQEERASPRMRTKTEPVETGNSTWFNNDHDRFVEARREARRASIAEVYAAVNAHRAPGSSIYPSIEANDQSDLQATSTSHSHRLSSAHANPPSVNSSRRASLQLHVPPHSDADIIAAEDFGHVPRLPAATYSRIAAFYEEQRVRSPAHAALPSIDALNAFVQLYFEYHHAKLPLLHKATFTPSEDHWHLVLAVAAVGCEHSELCSIQLMAMFEHLAMRAISLTMTHSPNIESISTTQSVLIFSHLLLYDGSQDHLLFLQHHRSLLVTTCRKLAAKPPAVDPDQSLDSAWKQWALLEQERRYVATVWNFECLQYVTFDMPPTMDTGELTSTFPCHERLWSCSTAAEWQQELEKDHTSQSSIAAVISQGPVTSTVVKELSDAAFLQVLLTLLVAHKRLTETYAIWIKPRINANDRSDGSVIHKYLDADMERFEENAHTRPRGDFEVSFHLMSILRFTPFSNLCIASGLRPGRQTQSQAIHELTGILSGDEARARITLLYAGRLYSHFRAVRSVPRCDLQAFLAASLYIWAWVKLVAPERDASAEESRRASPGESIRVDQGFESSLAQRWITHSTGCRPQLAGVGVLSGPDAAARVLKEAARILKAKAAASTLGRSMADQLVRIVLGG, from the exons ATGGATTGCAGTCGAAGGTCGACATCTGCTGTCCCAGAGACGAACAGTCTTGAGGCAGCTCTGCCCGGCATCACAGCACATAGCAGTGAACGAGACGATCCAATCGAGCCTGTGTCGCAAAGAAACCGCATGCAGGAAGAACGAGCAAGTCCGAGGATGCGCACCAAGACCGAGCCTGTCGAAACTGGGAACAGTACCTGGTTCAACAACGATCACGATCGGTTCGTGGAAGCCAGAAGAGAAGCACGGAGAGCATCGATCGCGGAAGTCTATGCTGCTGTCAATGCACATCGTGCCCCTGGTTCCTCAATATATCCTTCAATCGAGGCCAACGACCAGTCAGACTTGCAAGCCACATCGACTTCACACAGCCACAGGCTGAGTTCTGCTCATGCGAATCCACCATCAGTGAATTCATCCCGACGAGCTTCGCTTCAGCTTCATGTGCCACCACACAGTGATGCCGACATTATCGCGGCCGAGGATTTTGGACACGTCCCACGGTTGCCGGCAGCCACCTATAGCAGGATCGCGGCCTTTTACGAGGAGCAGCGAGTACGATCTCCGGCTCATGCAGCTTTACCCAGCATCGATGCCCTGAATGCGTTTGTTCAGTTGTACTTCGAATATCATCATGCGAAACTGCCTCTGCTCCACAAAGCCACCTTCACGCCTTCCGAGGATCATTGGCATCTAGTCCTTGCCGTGGCTGCTGTCGGATGTGAGCACTCGGAGCTCTGCTCGATCCAGCTGATGGCAATGTTTGAGCACCTCGCGATGCGTGCCATCTCTCTCACA ATGACCCACTCGCCCAACATTGAGTCCATTTCCACTACCCAGAGCGTCTTGATATTCTCCCACTTGTTACTGTATGATGGTTCACAAGACCATTTACTGTTCCTTCAGCATCATCGATCCCTACTGGTCACCACGTGCCGGAAACTGGCAGCCAAACCGCCCGCAGTCGATCCCGACCAAAGCCTTGATAGCGCTTGGAAGCAATGGGCCTTGCTTGAACAGGAGAGAAGATATGTCGCCACGGTCTGGAACTTTGAGTGTCTGCAATACGTCACCTTCGACATGCCCCCGACAATGGACACCGGGGAGCTAACAAGTACCTTTCCATGCCACGAACGCCTCTGGTCGTGCTCCACAGCTGCTGAGTGGCAGCAGGAGCTTGAGAAGG ATCACACATCTCAGTCCAGCATCGCAGCCGTAATCTCGCAGGGCCCTGTGACCTCGACTGTCGTCAAGGAGCTCAGCGATGCAGCGTTCTTACAAGTTCTACTCACATTGCTAGTTGCTCACAAACGTTTGACAGAAACTTACGCAATATGGATCAAGCCACGCATCAACGCCAATGATCGCAGTGATGGCTCGGTGATTCACAAATACCTGGATGCGGACATGGAACGCTTCGAAGAGAATGCCCATACGCGACCCCGCGGCGACTTTGAGGTCTCCTTCCACCTGATGTCAATCCTTCGTTTTACACCATTCAGCAACCTTTGCATTGCTTCGGGCTTGAGGCCTGGACGTCAGACTCAAAGCCAGGCGATCCATGAGCTGACAGGCATTCTCTCCGGCGATGAGGCCCGGGCTCGGATCACATTGCTCTATGCTGGCAGGCTCTATTCGCATTTCCGAGCTGTGCGAAGCGTACCAAGATGTGACCTCCAAGCCTTCCTCGCCGCCTCGTTGTACATCTGGGCCTGGGTCAAACTGGTCGCTCCGGAGCGTGACGCGAGTGCCGAAGAGTCGCGGAGAGCTTCTCCGGGCGAAAGCATCCGCGTCGATCAAGGCTTCGAGTCGTCATTGGCGCAGCGCTGGATCACCCATAGTACTGGCTGCAGACCACAGCTTGCTGGTGTCGGTGTCCTCTCTGGCCCCGATGCTGCGGCGCGAGTGCTGAAGGAAGCGGCACGCATTCTGAAGGCGAAGGCAGCCGCCAGCACACTCGGTCGATCAATGGCCGACCAGCTCGTTCGCATCGTTCTTGGCGGATGA
- a CDS encoding uncharacterized protein (antiSMASH:Cluster_11), with translation MKRLTTLATLHLAVLKATAQRVEFAEYSIFGVGEAPDDGYDTFLAASQSPIVQNQVFFNRTDLTDLDQNWTWNVQMSNVSMSNASLSNSDPPPNAHVALTTYNFGWPEGDNINNATRLSTPSVRGDREGNLPPNSTACIWLLSGAKFPQNVSDKWDSSSSDCTSALGEDCVQAIMSGLKGNDCDSGAFTSNRTFRESCASSFGVLGSWGVNAQPFGNSRIRNATDVLEKGEALAWHLSNPYQADNDTIFEEEKSRLHVIGLSVYSQLNTVSFIRREYVLCNRVSASESSATLQRSNMAILGLTTVLAALYLSM, from the exons ATGAAACGACTGACTACCCTAGCGACCCTGCACTTGGCTGTGCTCAAAGCCACTGCTCAGCGGGTTGAGTTCGCAGAATACAGCATTTTTGGAGTTGGCGAAGCACCTGACGATGGATACGACACCTTTCTGGCCGCGTCTCAGTCGCCAATCGTCCAAAACCAAGTCTTCTTCAATCGCACAGACTTGACCGATCTGGACCAAAATTGGACCTGGAATGTTCAGATGAGTAACGTCTCCATGTCAAATGCAAGTCTCTCAAACTCGGACCCTCCACCAAACGCCCATGTCGCACTCACCACCTACAACTTCGGCTGGCCAGAGGGCGATAACATCAATAACGCAACTCGGCTCAGCACCCCATCAGTTCGTGGCGATCGTGAAGGCAATCTGCCACCAAACAGCACTGCTTGCATTTGGCTTCTGTCCGGTGCCAAATTCCCGCAAAATGTCTCCGACAAGTGggactcctcttcctccgacTGCACCAGTGCCCTTGGAGAGGACTGTGTCCAGGCGATTATGTCCGGATTAAAGGGTAACGACTGCGACAGCGGCGCTTTCACGAGCAATCGCACTTTCCGCGAAAGCTGTGCGAGCTCGTTCGGTGTCCTCGGCAGCTGGGGCGTCAATGCACAGC CCTTCGGCAATTCTAGGATCCGAAATGCAACGGATGTGCTCGAGAAAGGCGAGGCCCTCGCCTGGCATCTCAGTAATCCCTATCAGGCCGACAACGATACTATctttgaagaggagaagtccAGGTTGCATGTCATTGGTCTGAGTGTCTATTCCCAACTCAACACCGTGAGTTTTATTCGCCGCGAATATGTCCTATGCAATCGTGTTAGTGCCAGTGAGTCGAGCGCTACTTTGCAGAGGAGCAACATGGCTATTCTGGGCCTCACGACTGTGCTGGCTGCATTGTATCTGTCCATGTAG